From Parvularculales bacterium:
GGCGTTCACCTGTGTTGCGATCTTTCCAGGATTCGCTCGTCGCAACGCGAAGATTGCAAATCGGACGGCCATCCTGAGTATGCCTTACTTCCGGATCGGCTCCTAAATTACCAACCAAAATAACCTTGTTTACGCTACCTGCCATGGTGATACTCCTTACACTCTCCCCCCTTTGTTTACCACACGCCACTTTTTTTACAAACCATATTATGCTCTGCCTGTTGTACTCCGGCTGCCGCCAGTGTAAACATTTTATCCGTATCCCTCCCCTATAGACTACTCTTACCCATGAAACATTCCTCCGGTCGATCTATCCACATCACAGGGGCCCGGGAGCATAATCTTCGTAATATCTCTCTGACCCTACCCCGCGATCAACTGGTGGTGGTGACAGGGCTTTCCGGTTCCGGAAAATCCTCTCTGGCCTTTGACACAATTTATGCCGAAGGCCAGAGACGCTATGTGGAAAGCCTCTCGGCTTATGCCCGTCAGTTTTTACAGATGATGCAGAAGCCGGATGTTGACCAGATTGACGGCCTCTCCCCTGCTATTTCCATTGAGCAGAAAACCACCTCTCGTAATCCCCGCTCAACGGTTGGTACAGTCACAGAGATCTACGATTATATGCGCCTTCTGTTTGCCCGCATTGGCGTGCCCTATTCGCCGACCACCGGATTACCTATTGCCAGCCAGAGCGTTACTGAAATGGTAGACCGCCTTAAAGATCTGCCCGATGGCACCAGATTTTATTTGCTGGCTCCCATCATTCGTGGCCGCAAGGGTGAATATCGCAAGGAGATAGCTGAACTGCTCAAACGCGGATTCCAGCGCATCAAAATTGATGGAGAGTTTTACGAACTTGAAGATTCTCCGGCTTTAGACAAAAAATTCAAGCATGATTTAGAAGTCGTGGTGGACCGCCTCGTGATGCGGGAATCTATGGGTAATCGTCTGGCAGATTCTCTGGAGACTACCCTTCAGTTAGCCGATGGCCTTGCCATTGCGGAAATGGCCGACTCTTCATTCTCTTCAGGGGGTACCGAGCGGCTTATTTTTTCCTCCAGATTCGCCTGCCCTGTTTCAGGCTTTACCATTGAAGAGATTGAACCACGTTTATTCTCTTTTAATAATCCTTTTGGCGCCTGCCCCAGCTGTGACGGCCTTGGTACACAGTTTCTGATAGATCCCGATTTAGTAATTTCTGATAACAAGCAGCCTCTTAATGAGGGAGCAATTGTGCCCTGGTCACGTGGGACATCTCCCTACTACCGACAAACTCTGGAAAGCGTTGCCGTGCATTACGGCGTTAAGCCTGATATGCCATGGGGAAAGGTGCCTTCTAAAGTGAAAAAAATTGTGCTTTACGGCAGCAACGGCGAATCTTTGCGGTTTTCTTATGACAATGGGCGGCGATCTTACACCAGAAGGCGGGCTTTTGAGGGCGTTATTCCCTCTCTGGAGCGCCGTTACCGGGAGGCTTGCGCCAATGACAAAGGCAGCCGTGTGGCGTCATGGACACGTGAGGAAATCGAAAAGTATCAATCCGTCAGAGATTGTGAAACCTGTCAGGGTTTTCGCCTCAAGCCGGAAGCGTTGGCAGTCAAACTTAACGATCTTCACATCGGGGATGTCTCCAGAATGTCTATACAGGAGGCCAACCAATGGTTTACCCGCCTCCCACAACATCTTGATACCCGACAAAACCGCATTGCAGGACGCATCCTTAAAGAGATACAGGAGCGGCTAAAGTTTCTCAACGACGTGGGGCTGGATTATTTAACACTATCCCGTAACTCCGGCACCCTGTCAGGAGGGGAATCTCAGCGTATTCGTCTTGCCTCACAAATAGGTTCCGGCTTAACGGGAGTGCTGTATGTGCTGGATGAACCATCCATCGGTCTCCATCAACGAGACAACGC
This genomic window contains:
- the uvrA gene encoding excinuclease ABC subunit UvrA, producing the protein MKHSSGRSIHITGAREHNLRNISLTLPRDQLVVVTGLSGSGKSSLAFDTIYAEGQRRYVESLSAYARQFLQMMQKPDVDQIDGLSPAISIEQKTTSRNPRSTVGTVTEIYDYMRLLFARIGVPYSPTTGLPIASQSVTEMVDRLKDLPDGTRFYLLAPIIRGRKGEYRKEIAELLKRGFQRIKIDGEFYELEDSPALDKKFKHDLEVVVDRLVMRESMGNRLADSLETTLQLADGLAIAEMADSSFSSGGTERLIFSSRFACPVSGFTIEEIEPRLFSFNNPFGACPSCDGLGTQFLIDPDLVISDNKQPLNEGAIVPWSRGTSPYYRQTLESVAVHYGVKPDMPWGKVPSKVKKIVLYGSNGESLRFSYDNGRRSYTRRRAFEGVIPSLERRYREACANDKGSRVASWTREEIEKYQSVRDCETCQGFRLKPEALAVKLNDLHIGDVSRMSIQEANQWFTRLPQHLDTRQNRIAGRILKEIQERLKFLNDVGLDYLTLSRNSGTLSGGESQRIRLASQIGSGLTGVLYVLDEPSIGLHQRDNARLLKTLQRLRNLGNTVIVVEHDEDAIREADHVVDIGPGAGIHGGKIVAEGAPDAICKSKQSLTGQYLTGKLAIPVPEVRRGFDKKSTLKLAGATGNNLKSVTATIPLGVFTCVTGVSGSGKSTLLIDTLYRALSRLLMGTRENPAPYGRIDGLKHLDKIIDIDQSPIGRTPRSNPATYTGAFTPIRDWFANLPESRGRGYKPGRFSFNVKGGRCENCQGGGMIKIEMHFLPDIYVECDVCGGKRYNRETLEIKYKDKSIADVLDMTVEEAAIFFKFAPAIREKMETLRRVGLDYIKVGQQATTLSGGEAQRVKLARELSRRATGRTLYLLDEPTTGLHFHDVAKLLQVLHELVDAGNTVIVIEHNLEVIKTADWIIDLGPEGGDGGGEIVATGTPEAIAAAHKTSHTGVFLKRSLPKRLTTKKTAKRSTTKKPAKKTVKKAAIKTSKKVAKK